The Pleuronectes platessa chromosome 10, fPlePla1.1, whole genome shotgun sequence genome contains a region encoding:
- the LOC128449197 gene encoding sialic acid-binding Ig-like lectin 14 yields the protein MFVLIWATLLFSVRLSDAETGSSVWGKQSCPLTDYCITLVEGEITAEAGLCVVIPCSFTVPENIKVLHIVWLKCESTKQRCGYGEMIFNSNTSSDQVQSEFKGRVSLLESDVSQKNCSIIVNDLKESDSGTYQLRVEASPRRGSYKFSQRATVSVQGLSQRPTVMIPPLTEGQLTTLTCTAPGLCSGSEPTFTWRWRGGGESDADLTGNITAFKTENVAEFAKRRSSTLSFSPSAEHHGTNITCRILFQGNVSTEETATLSVSCE from the exons atgtttgttctcatctgggcgactctgcttttctctgtgagacTCAGTGATGCTGAGACAg GTTCTTCAGTGTGggggaaacaaagttgtccgTTGACAGATTACTGTATCACTCTAGTTGAAGGAGAAATAACAGCGGAGGCCGGACTCTGTGTCGTGATACCATGCTCCTTCACTGTTCCTGAGAATATCAAAGTCTTACATATAGTTTGGTTGAAATGTGAATCGACCAAACAGAGATGTGGTTATGGAGAAATGATTTTCAACAGTAACACCTCCAGCGATCAGGTTCAGTCGGAGTTTAAAGGACGAGTGTCACTGCTGGAGTCTGATGTGAGccagaaaaactgcagcatcatCGTCAATGACCTGAAGGAGTCGGACTCTGGAACATATCAACTCAGAGTTGAAGCTTCACCGAGGAGAGGTTCATATAAATTCTCCCAAAGAGCAACTGTCTCTGTTCAAG GTCTGAGTCAGAGGCCCACAGTGATGATTCCACCTCTGACTGAAGGACAGCTGACCACACTGACCTGCACTGCTCCTGGTCTCTGCTCTGGATCTGAACCTACATTCACCTGGaggtggcgaggaggaggagagagcgacGCTGACCTCACAGGAAACATCACGGCCTTCAAAACTGAGAATGTGGCTGAGTTCGCTAAGAGACGCAGCTCGACTCTGTCCTTCTCcccttcagctgaacatcacggAACCAACATCACCTGCAGGATCCTCTTCCAAGGAAAcgtgagcacagaggagacggcGACTCTGAGTGTGAGCTGTGAGTAG